A genomic window from Halogeometricum borinquense DSM 11551 includes:
- a CDS encoding MBL fold metallo-hydrolase produces the protein MDLHRIRLGNTVFEGRNNAYLLSGEVTTLVDVGASLDEIRDDLDAGLDEVGLGVSDIDQILLTHWHADHTGLAGELQAESGAVVRAHEADAPLIAGETDAVHAERDIRLQRFDEWGIPEGKREELVSFLEMHDDLEGESADVTPLTDGERIDAGDGELEVHHLPGHAAGLTAFAFDGGSDGNGEEAFVGDAILPKYTPNVGGADLRVERPLQTYVESLVSLIDWDVDRAWPGHRDPIDDPSARAATILEHHRERTERVVNTLRDHGPADAWTVSARLFGELENIHILHGPGEAWAHLDHLVHADVAAREGNEYRLVEADPDISALFPKTKY, from the coding sequence ATGGACCTCCACCGAATCCGACTCGGGAACACGGTGTTCGAGGGTCGGAACAACGCCTATCTCCTCTCCGGGGAGGTGACGACGCTCGTTGACGTCGGCGCGTCTCTCGATGAGATTCGAGACGACCTCGACGCAGGTCTCGACGAAGTCGGTCTCGGCGTCAGCGACATCGACCAGATTCTACTCACGCACTGGCACGCTGACCACACCGGTCTCGCAGGCGAACTTCAAGCCGAGAGCGGGGCCGTCGTCCGCGCACACGAAGCGGACGCACCGCTCATCGCGGGCGAGACAGACGCCGTTCACGCAGAGCGCGACATCCGACTGCAGCGCTTCGACGAGTGGGGGATTCCCGAGGGGAAACGCGAGGAACTGGTTTCGTTCCTCGAAATGCACGACGACTTAGAAGGCGAATCCGCCGATGTGACGCCACTGACCGACGGCGAGCGAATCGATGCGGGCGACGGCGAACTCGAAGTCCATCACCTGCCCGGACACGCCGCTGGACTCACTGCGTTCGCCTTCGACGGTGGAAGCGACGGGAACGGTGAGGAGGCGTTCGTCGGCGACGCCATCCTCCCCAAGTACACGCCGAACGTCGGCGGCGCTGACCTCCGGGTCGAACGACCGCTTCAGACGTACGTCGAGAGCCTCGTCTCGCTCATCGACTGGGATGTTGACCGCGCGTGGCCGGGACACCGCGACCCCATCGACGACCCGTCGGCCCGCGCAGCGACCATCCTCGAACACCACCGCGAACGTACCGAACGTGTCGTGAACACCCTGCGAGATCACGGTCCCGCAGATGCGTGGACGGTGAGTGCCCGCCTGTTCGGCGAATTAGAGAACATCCACATCCTGCACGGTCCCGGCGAAGCGTGGGCGCACCTCGACCATCTGGTCCACGCCGACGTGGCGGCCCGTGAGGGGAACGAATACCGACTGGTCGAAGCCGACCCGGACATCTCGGCGCTGTTCCCCAAGACGAAATACTGA
- a CDS encoding DUF1684 domain-containing protein: MGSPDTEAWREALLTHRAHKDEFFADDPQSPLSAADRESFDGLSYFEPDQSYRIVTELDEYDTKETITVSTTTDGERDYLVWGSFAFERNGESVRLDAYRSEPESNRLWVPFRDETSGDETYGAGRYLDLEDPDDREGDAWVLDFNYAYNPFCAYNEQYECPLVPMENWLNVPIRAGEKTFE, from the coding sequence ATGGGTTCGCCCGACACCGAGGCGTGGCGCGAGGCCTTGTTGACCCATCGCGCTCACAAAGACGAGTTCTTCGCTGACGACCCGCAATCGCCACTTTCGGCCGCAGACCGTGAGTCGTTCGACGGGCTGTCGTACTTCGAACCTGACCAGTCCTACCGCATCGTCACCGAACTCGACGAGTACGACACGAAAGAGACAATCACGGTCTCGACGACGACCGACGGAGAACGCGACTATCTCGTCTGGGGGTCGTTCGCGTTTGAGCGAAACGGAGAGTCCGTACGCCTCGACGCGTACCGTTCTGAACCCGAGTCGAACCGTCTGTGGGTGCCGTTCCGAGACGAGACCAGCGGTGACGAGACGTACGGTGCCGGGCGATACTTGGATTTGGAGGATCCGGACGACCGCGAGGGAGACGCGTGGGTACTCGACTTTAACTACGCGTACAACCCGTTTTGCGCCTACAACGAACAGTACGAATGTCCGCTCGTCCCGATGGAAAACTGGCTCAACGTACCGATTCGCGCCGGCGAGAAGACGTTCGAGTAA
- a CDS encoding DUF5793 family protein, translated as MRRDYFELDVKHIDWVEEGGDPEKPLVRIDFHGPEGSLMDRLTDADGEHLDAAETDVAFRLQGDVNDPDATGVVSVTNRITGDFVLELNEDADDVLRFIRAAREYGKSEADVEDGQYRVEIRTDDDSDTVVYEKRTFLVYDADGNLLRGHSLIPSGVEL; from the coding sequence ATGAGGCGCGACTACTTCGAGTTGGATGTCAAACATATTGATTGGGTCGAAGAGGGCGGGGATCCCGAAAAGCCCCTCGTCCGCATCGACTTTCACGGTCCTGAGGGATCACTCATGGACCGTCTCACTGATGCCGACGGGGAACACTTAGACGCCGCCGAGACGGATGTTGCTTTCCGCCTGCAGGGCGACGTAAACGACCCCGATGCCACCGGTGTGGTGAGTGTCACGAATCGTATCACGGGAGACTTCGTCCTCGAACTGAACGAGGACGCCGACGACGTACTTCGATTTATCCGTGCGGCGCGGGAGTACGGAAAATCCGAAGCCGACGTCGAGGACGGCCAGTACCGCGTAGAGATACGAACAGACGACGACAGCGACACAGTGGTTTACGAGAAACGGACGTTTCTCGTCTACGATGCCGATGGGAACCTGCTTCGCGGACACAGTCTCATCCCGTCCGGCGTCGAACTCTGA
- a CDS encoding DUF4097 family beta strand repeat-containing protein translates to MNTTRSEKSSRRRFLAATGVGAVGLLAGCNAPGLATSSEESFDVSPEDATSVQVLNRTGNVTIRPGSGDTVSVTVVKRGFGIDESVLDRISVDRSVSDGVLTIAVVYPSDVSRVSTDLTVSLPDSLDLQLAETANGGVDVERVSGDATLRAGNGGVHAAGTPGFLTLEAGNGGIEARDVGGIDKVSAGNGGINIEIPAIRGDTEVSASNGGIDASISAGIDAMFEARVTNGGVDVSGLELTDATISPSRVIGTLGDGGPSLTLRAGNGGIDVQRLD, encoded by the coding sequence ATGAATACTACGCGTTCGGAGAAATCGAGTCGTCGCCGGTTCCTTGCCGCGACAGGCGTGGGTGCAGTTGGGCTACTCGCAGGATGTAACGCCCCCGGGTTGGCGACGAGCAGCGAGGAATCGTTCGACGTGTCGCCCGAAGATGCGACGAGCGTGCAGGTACTGAACCGGACAGGCAACGTGACTATACGCCCCGGCTCTGGTGATACCGTTTCCGTCACGGTTGTCAAACGCGGGTTCGGCATCGACGAGAGTGTTCTCGACCGCATCTCAGTAGATCGCTCCGTCAGCGACGGTGTGCTGACGATAGCGGTCGTCTACCCGTCGGACGTGTCTCGAGTCTCGACTGACCTTACTGTCTCACTCCCCGATTCGCTCGACCTCCAACTCGCCGAGACGGCGAACGGCGGAGTCGATGTCGAACGCGTCAGCGGTGATGCGACACTTCGCGCGGGTAACGGCGGCGTCCACGCGGCTGGAACGCCGGGCTTTCTGACGCTCGAAGCGGGTAACGGTGGCATCGAAGCGCGCGACGTGGGCGGTATCGACAAGGTCAGCGCAGGTAACGGCGGCATCAACATCGAGATTCCCGCGATACGTGGCGACACGGAAGTCAGCGCGTCCAACGGAGGGATTGACGCGTCTATCTCGGCGGGCATCGATGCGATGTTCGAGGCACGCGTGACGAACGGCGGCGTAGACGTGTCCGGTCTCGAACTTACCGACGCTACCATCTCGCCGTCTCGCGTCATCGGAACGCTCGGGGATGGCGGACCGTCGCTGACGCTCCGTGCCGGAAATGGTGGCATCGACGTGCAGCGTCTCGACTAG
- a CDS encoding MBL fold metallo-hydrolase: protein MSLEEGSVYRLRCRGVNAYLVDDDGTITLVDAGTPWDADRMRAMLSRANVFPAEIDRVLVTHYDLDHVGTLGLLDFDPDVPIYAAEPDASFLLGDATPPFGNHKGMLQRATRPFLTAPKNEVRRVNDGDSVGGFGVYRAPGHTPGHVVYQHTDHGAAFLGDLVRESAGALSPSPWFVCYDAERNRESLRDIADRIDPFEAACVGHGEPLRTDGYGALCWAADRV from the coding sequence ATGTCACTCGAAGAGGGTTCGGTTTATCGACTCCGGTGCCGTGGGGTGAACGCCTACCTCGTCGACGACGACGGTACGATAACGCTCGTTGACGCCGGAACGCCGTGGGATGCAGACCGAATGCGTGCGATGCTTTCGCGGGCGAACGTGTTTCCCGCAGAGATTGACCGTGTCCTCGTTACGCACTACGATCTCGACCACGTCGGAACGCTTGGGTTGCTCGACTTCGATCCCGATGTACCCATCTATGCGGCCGAACCGGACGCTTCGTTCCTCTTGGGTGATGCGACGCCGCCATTCGGGAATCACAAAGGGATGCTCCAGCGTGCCACCAGACCGTTCCTCACCGCGCCGAAAAACGAGGTGCGCCGCGTCAACGACGGCGACTCGGTGGGTGGATTCGGTGTCTATCGCGCACCCGGACACACTCCCGGTCACGTCGTCTACCAGCACACAGACCACGGTGCGGCATTCCTCGGTGACCTCGTTCGGGAGTCTGCGGGCGCGTTGTCGCCGTCGCCGTGGTTCGTCTGCTACGATGCCGAGCGAAACCGAGAGAGCCTGAGAGACATCGCCGACCGAATCGATCCGTTCGAGGCGGCGTGCGTCGGTCACGGTGAACCGTTGCGGACGGATGGATACGGTGCGCTATGCTGGGCGGCCGACAGAGTGTGA
- a CDS encoding DUF7550 family protein: protein MADEKIENPSDQFESDHDQGDHHHESDDGRVTSPMQEFSSGKAMTGLVVLAVGLAVIFGLPLVL, encoded by the coding sequence ATGGCTGACGAGAAGATAGAGAACCCGAGCGACCAGTTCGAGAGCGACCACGACCAAGGCGACCACCACCACGAGTCCGATGATGGGCGTGTCACGTCTCCGATGCAGGAGTTTTCGAGTGGCAAAGCGATGACCGGTCTCGTCGTCCTCGCTGTCGGTCTCGCCGTCATCTTCGGGCTTCCGCTCGTACTCTGA
- a CDS encoding CBS domain-containing protein, producing the protein MPVRDIARSKGEVVSARPDTPVNELAKTMASKKVGSVVIETDGHIEGIVTDRDLALKILGEGRDREAFARDVMSPKPFTADGDMGVMELCRAMREHGVRRVPVAEEGKLSGIVTMDDLLVLLEDEMHDISEIIKAESPPYPA; encoded by the coding sequence ATGCCAGTACGAGACATCGCACGTTCGAAAGGAGAGGTCGTAAGCGCACGTCCGGACACGCCAGTCAACGAACTCGCAAAGACGATGGCGTCGAAGAAGGTCGGTTCCGTCGTGATCGAGACGGACGGCCATATCGAGGGAATCGTCACCGACCGTGACCTCGCGTTGAAGATCCTTGGTGAAGGCCGCGACCGGGAAGCGTTCGCCCGCGACGTGATGAGTCCCAAACCGTTCACCGCCGACGGCGACATGGGCGTGATGGAACTCTGCCGCGCTATGCGCGAACACGGCGTCCGACGGGTTCCCGTCGCAGAAGAAGGGAAGCTCTCGGGCATCGTCACGATGGACGACCTGCTCGTCCTCCTCGAAGACGAGATGCACGACATCTCCGAGATAATCAAGGCCGAGTCGCCGCCGTACCCGGCGTGA
- the hisF gene encoding imidazole glycerol phosphate synthase subunit HisF: MLTKRIIPCIDVDLNEDGEPAVYTGVNFEDLQYTGDPVEMAKLYNEAGADEFVFLDITASAEGRETMLDTVSRVADEVFIPLTVGGGIRTREDIKETLRAGADKVSINTAALQNPDLVNEGARAFGSQCIVISVDARRRYDEAGEYYAEVDGESCWFECTVKGGREGTDIDVVEWASEAESRGAGELFVNSIDADGTKDGYDVPLTKAVCDEVSTPVIASSGCGGPEDMYEVFTEAGADAGLAASIFHFDEYSIQDVKEYLDDRDVPVRF, encoded by the coding sequence ATGCTTACGAAGCGAATTATCCCCTGTATCGACGTCGATCTGAACGAGGACGGAGAGCCTGCCGTCTACACCGGCGTCAACTTCGAGGACTTACAGTACACCGGTGACCCGGTAGAGATGGCTAAACTGTACAACGAGGCCGGTGCCGACGAGTTCGTCTTTCTCGATATCACCGCCTCCGCCGAAGGGCGCGAAACGATGCTGGACACCGTCTCACGTGTTGCGGACGAGGTGTTCATCCCACTGACCGTCGGTGGCGGCATCCGCACCCGCGAAGACATCAAAGAGACGCTCCGCGCAGGGGCCGATAAAGTGTCTATCAACACGGCGGCGCTCCAAAACCCCGACTTAGTGAACGAGGGCGCGCGCGCCTTCGGATCGCAGTGCATCGTCATTTCGGTGGACGCCCGACGCCGCTACGACGAGGCGGGCGAGTACTACGCCGAGGTAGACGGCGAATCCTGTTGGTTCGAGTGTACCGTCAAGGGCGGCCGCGAAGGAACCGACATCGACGTGGTCGAGTGGGCGAGCGAGGCTGAATCCCGAGGCGCGGGCGAACTGTTCGTCAACTCCATCGACGCCGACGGAACGAAAGACGGCTACGACGTACCACTCACGAAGGCCGTCTGTGACGAAGTTTCGACACCGGTCATCGCCTCGTCAGGGTGTGGCGGTCCCGAGGACATGTACGAGGTGTTCACCGAAGCAGGCGCAGACGCCGGGCTTGCCGCCTCTATCTTCCACTTCGACGAGTACTCGATACAGGACGTAAAGGAGTATCTCGACGATCGCGACGTTCCTGTCCGGTTCTGA
- a CDS encoding quinone oxidoreductase family protein, translating to MKSIVVTEFGSSSVLEVQETEIPEPGPGEVRIDVAATGLNFADVMQRRGHYRGGPEPPFVPGMEAAGTIDAVGEGVDREVGDRVVALTNGAYAEYATAYEQSLFEVPESMSFAEAAGFPVQFLTAYNCLHNWGDLTANDRVLIHASAGGVGTAAVQLADHADAESFGTASTQEKLDLASDLGLDHGINYEETDFREVIDEETDGEGVDLVLDGVNGETFDRSLDALSHFGRVVVYGAASGDIAKPDTTRLLFENKSVLGFHLGNAIEKDPSRVLGSVSELQRLLAQDELEVIVGETFDLEDAKDAQEYLEGRQSVGKVVLEP from the coding sequence GTGAAATCTATTGTTGTCACCGAGTTCGGCAGCAGCAGCGTCCTTGAAGTTCAAGAGACCGAGATACCGGAACCCGGTCCCGGAGAGGTTCGAATCGATGTGGCCGCTACAGGCCTCAATTTTGCGGACGTGATGCAACGCCGCGGACACTACCGCGGCGGTCCGGAGCCACCGTTCGTGCCGGGGATGGAAGCCGCCGGAACGATCGACGCCGTGGGTGAAGGTGTTGACCGAGAGGTTGGCGACCGAGTGGTCGCACTCACCAACGGGGCGTACGCCGAGTACGCCACCGCGTACGAACAGTCGCTGTTCGAGGTCCCCGAATCCATGTCGTTCGCGGAGGCCGCTGGATTCCCCGTCCAGTTCCTCACCGCGTACAACTGTCTTCACAACTGGGGCGACCTAACGGCAAACGACCGCGTCCTGATTCACGCTTCGGCGGGCGGCGTCGGCACGGCGGCCGTCCAGTTAGCCGACCACGCTGACGCGGAATCGTTCGGGACCGCCAGCACGCAGGAGAAACTGGATCTCGCATCGGATCTCGGTCTCGACCACGGGATCAATTACGAGGAGACGGACTTCCGCGAAGTCATCGACGAGGAGACCGACGGCGAGGGCGTTGATCTCGTTCTCGACGGCGTGAACGGTGAGACGTTCGACCGCAGTCTCGACGCACTCTCGCACTTCGGCCGCGTCGTCGTCTACGGTGCCGCCTCAGGCGACATTGCGAAACCCGACACGACGCGACTACTGTTCGAGAACAAATCCGTCCTCGGGTTCCACCTCGGCAACGCCATCGAGAAGGACCCTTCACGCGTCCTCGGGTCGGTCAGCGAACTCCAACGACTCCTCGCACAGGACGAACTCGAAGTCATCGTCGGGGAGACGTTCGATCTCGAAGACGCAAAAGACGCACAGGAGTACCTCGAAGGGCGGCAGAGCGTCGGAAAAGTCGTCCTCGAACCGTAA
- a CDS encoding uracil-DNA glycosylase family protein: MRPPCDRFVPGYGDANAYFHVIGDHPGVHGGKITGVPFTNEPGIRLQAALADAGLLETTGDQPTVAKTFLSYLHMGVPDGTPSQAEYDDLERFFDAELRAIAAHVLFPVGARATKYVLENYTAQARKISVEMEELHGQEVRGSGFLVLPIADPRDWNETHHERLVEAIDILTATDFRQVTDLGRFTAGDDPYLVR, encoded by the coding sequence ATGCGACCACCGTGCGACCGGTTCGTTCCGGGATACGGCGACGCTAACGCATACTTCCACGTCATCGGTGACCACCCCGGCGTTCACGGGGGGAAGATAACAGGCGTGCCGTTCACCAACGAACCGGGGATACGATTGCAGGCGGCCTTGGCCGATGCGGGATTACTGGAGACGACTGGTGACCAACCGACCGTAGCGAAGACGTTCCTCTCGTACCTTCATATGGGCGTGCCCGACGGCACACCGTCGCAAGCCGAATACGACGACCTCGAACGCTTCTTCGACGCCGAACTACGCGCCATCGCCGCACACGTCCTCTTTCCGGTGGGCGCGCGGGCGACAAAGTACGTTCTGGAGAACTACACCGCACAGGCGCGGAAGATTTCCGTCGAAATGGAGGAACTTCACGGGCAAGAGGTTCGCGGAAGCGGATTCCTCGTCCTCCCCATCGCTGATCCCCGCGACTGGAACGAAACGCACCACGAACGCCTTGTAGAAGCCATCGATATTCTCACTGCGACGGACTTCCGGCAGGTGACTGACCTCGGGAGATTCACGGCTGGTGACGACCCGTACCTCGTTCGCTAA
- the purL gene encoding phosphoribosylformylglycinamidine synthase subunit PurL — translation MSLSDADRELVVAELGRDPTSAETVLFENLWSEHCAYRSSRPLLSAFSSEGDQVVVGPGDDAAVVRLPSYDAAEASDETDSDDAETETYITMGIESHNHPSYVDPYDGAATGVGGIVRDTLSMGAYPIALADSLYFGDFDREHSRYLLEGVVEGIADYGNAIGVPTVAGSVEFHENYEGNPLVNVACVGLLDADRLVTAEAQSAGNKLVLVGNATGRDGLGGASFASEDLAEDAETEDRPAVQVGDPYSEKLLIEANEELVEANLVEAARDLGAAGLGGASSELVAKGGFGAEIELDRVHQREPNMSALEILLAESQERMCYEVREENVEQVADIAEKYDLGCSVIGEVAEGNYVCTFEGETVVDVPPEFLADGAPMNDLGSSEPEQPSRDLPDTDLTEAFEAVVGAPNTASKRWVYRQYDHEVGLRTAVRPGDDAAVMAIREANAGLAISSGANPNWTTCAPYDGARAVALENATNLAAKGATPLAAVDCLNGGNPEKPDVYGGFKGIVDGLADMCRDLSVPVVGGNVSLYNDSVSGPIPPTPTLAVVGTKAGYDAPPAAFAGEGELLVVGASGGALGGSEYLAQMGGSDAFPELPENASDVLATLADVADAETTLAVHEVNHGGLAVSLAEMVTDDAGADVTVESVSALFDETPGRAVVETTDADAVREAFDGVAPVTTLGKATEDGTLSLSVEGNELDYGVEEIADLRDVLAQELD, via the coding sequence ATGAGTCTTTCCGACGCGGACCGCGAACTCGTCGTGGCCGAACTCGGACGCGACCCGACATCGGCGGAGACGGTACTCTTCGAGAACCTCTGGAGCGAACACTGCGCGTATCGGTCATCGCGCCCCCTCCTGTCGGCGTTCTCGTCGGAGGGCGACCAAGTGGTCGTCGGACCCGGCGACGACGCTGCCGTCGTCCGCCTGCCGTCGTACGACGCGGCCGAAGCGAGCGACGAGACAGACAGCGACGACGCTGAAACGGAGACGTACATTACGATGGGTATCGAGAGTCACAACCACCCGTCGTACGTGGACCCGTACGACGGCGCTGCGACCGGCGTGGGCGGCATCGTCCGCGACACGCTTTCGATGGGTGCGTACCCCATCGCCCTCGCAGACAGTCTCTACTTCGGTGATTTCGACCGCGAACACTCCCGCTACCTCCTCGAAGGTGTCGTGGAGGGTATCGCTGACTACGGGAACGCCATCGGCGTGCCCACTGTTGCGGGGAGCGTCGAGTTCCACGAGAACTACGAGGGCAACCCCCTCGTCAACGTCGCTTGCGTCGGTCTTCTCGATGCGGACCGACTTGTCACCGCGGAAGCTCAGTCGGCGGGTAACAAACTCGTCCTCGTCGGCAACGCGACGGGCCGTGATGGTCTCGGCGGGGCATCTTTCGCTAGTGAGGATCTCGCGGAGGACGCCGAAACGGAGGACCGCCCCGCGGTCCAAGTCGGCGACCCCTACTCGGAGAAACTGCTGATCGAAGCCAACGAGGAACTCGTCGAAGCGAACCTCGTCGAGGCCGCCCGCGACCTCGGTGCCGCCGGACTCGGCGGCGCATCCTCCGAACTCGTCGCCAAAGGCGGGTTCGGCGCGGAGATCGAACTGGACCGCGTCCACCAACGCGAACCGAACATGAGCGCCCTCGAAATCCTCCTCGCTGAGTCCCAAGAGCGGATGTGCTACGAGGTCCGCGAGGAGAACGTCGAGCAGGTCGCCGACATCGCAGAGAAGTACGACCTCGGCTGTTCGGTTATCGGAGAGGTGGCAGAGGGCAACTACGTCTGCACCTTCGAGGGTGAAACCGTCGTAGACGTGCCGCCGGAGTTCCTCGCCGACGGCGCGCCGATGAACGACCTCGGCTCGTCCGAACCCGAGCAACCGTCCCGCGATCTGCCCGATACGGATCTCACGGAGGCGTTTGAGGCGGTCGTCGGCGCACCGAACACGGCATCGAAGCGCTGGGTGTACCGCCAGTACGATCACGAAGTTGGTCTTCGAACGGCGGTCCGTCCCGGCGACGATGCCGCAGTGATGGCGATCCGGGAAGCCAACGCCGGTCTCGCCATCTCTTCGGGTGCAAATCCCAACTGGACGACGTGCGCACCGTACGACGGCGCACGCGCGGTCGCCTTAGAGAACGCGACGAACCTCGCCGCGAAAGGTGCCACTCCGCTCGCGGCCGTGGACTGTCTCAACGGCGGTAACCCCGAGAAACCGGATGTGTACGGCGGTTTCAAAGGTATCGTAGACGGTCTCGCCGACATGTGCCGGGATCTTTCTGTCCCCGTCGTCGGCGGGAACGTCTCACTGTACAACGACTCCGTCTCCGGCCCGATTCCGCCGACGCCGACGCTGGCCGTCGTCGGGACGAAAGCCGGGTACGACGCACCGCCCGCCGCATTCGCGGGTGAGGGAGAACTTCTTGTTGTCGGCGCGTCCGGTGGCGCACTCGGCGGGTCCGAGTACCTCGCACAGATGGGTGGCTCGGACGCCTTCCCCGAACTGCCCGAGAACGCCTCGGACGTACTGGCGACGCTGGCCGATGTCGCCGACGCTGAGACGACGCTTGCCGTCCACGAGGTGAACCACGGCGGACTCGCAGTCTCACTCGCTGAGATGGTCACCGACGACGCCGGTGCGGATGTGACCGTCGAGAGCGTTTCTGCACTGTTCGATGAGACGCCCGGCCGCGCCGTCGTGGAGACGACAGACGCTGACGCGGTTCGTGAGGCGTTCGACGGCGTCGCTCCTGTGACGACGCTCGGGAAGGCGACAGAGGACGGCACGCTGTCGCTCTCCGTGGAAGGGAACGAACTCGATTACGGCGTCGAAGAAATAGCGGACCTGCGCGACGTTCTCGCACAGGAACTCGACTAA
- a CDS encoding DNA-directed RNA polymerase subunit L, with translation MELRVIDKTDEELRLEIAGEDHTFMNVIKGALLETPGVAAATYDVNPEQSGGQTDPILSVKTESGTDPLDALADASQRVQDLSSDFTSAFEAAL, from the coding sequence ATGGAACTGCGGGTCATCGACAAGACGGACGAGGAACTTCGCCTCGAAATCGCGGGCGAGGATCACACCTTCATGAACGTCATCAAAGGCGCACTGCTGGAGACGCCGGGCGTCGCCGCGGCGACGTACGACGTGAATCCCGAGCAGTCGGGCGGTCAGACCGACCCGATTCTCTCGGTCAAGACTGAATCGGGCACTGATCCTCTCGACGCCCTCGCGGACGCCTCCCAGCGCGTGCAAGACCTCTCGTCGGACTTCACGTCCGCGTTCGAAGCGGCGCTATAA
- a CDS encoding DnaJ domain-containing protein, whose amino-acid sequence MDDFYDLLEVSEDATQSDIKRAWRGKAREYHPDVNDDARANAQFKTLQKAYEVLSDETERAAYDRLGHTSYVNQRLDGLPTAGMTRPDDTSTGGTRWSSNSSGSSSRSNTSSTANRTQSSDDTSSRTASGRTSSGSSQRGSSGSSRTGSSGSRTRSQSGGRSRSSDRSSSNGGSSSRTRSSSHRQSGSSTNADKSAGTNEEVGTATATRNPLWYGWTATLLAGVIYLGGLAVFLDANVDALAAFASALSTNPQAALLAGHGIVEPGTFALGALTVAPGLALAFPASAALLGVIFLGVVGKFGHGTAYLYLLGALAPLASLALGPAVSVSAAGLTLTLVVLLPIVATTLFLADVGRYLLADA is encoded by the coding sequence ATGGACGACTTCTACGACCTCCTTGAGGTCTCTGAGGACGCGACGCAATCCGACATTAAGCGGGCGTGGCGGGGGAAAGCACGGGAGTATCACCCGGACGTGAACGACGACGCTCGGGCGAACGCACAGTTCAAGACGCTGCAAAAGGCCTACGAGGTGCTGTCCGACGAGACGGAACGCGCCGCGTACGACCGATTGGGCCATACGTCCTACGTGAATCAACGACTCGATGGACTGCCGACGGCGGGGATGACACGTCCGGACGACACCTCAACGGGTGGCACGCGATGGAGTTCGAACTCCTCGGGGTCGAGTAGTCGTTCGAATACGTCCAGCACCGCGAACCGAACACAATCGTCCGACGACACATCGTCCCGGACAGCATCCGGACGAACATCGTCCGGGTCGTCCCAGAGAGGGTCATCCGGGTCGTCTCGGACGGGGTCGTCGGGATCACGAACCCGGTCACAGTCGGGTGGTCGGTCGCGGTCTAGTGATCGGTCGTCATCGAACGGTGGATCATCGTCTCGTACTCGTTCTTCGTCGCATCGTCAGTCAGGGTCGTCCACGAACGCGGACAAATCCGCGGGGACAAACGAAGAAGTTGGCACCGCAACAGCGACCCGAAACCCGCTCTGGTACGGTTGGACCGCGACGTTGCTCGCGGGTGTGATCTATCTCGGCGGTCTTGCGGTGTTCCTCGATGCGAACGTGGACGCTCTCGCGGCGTTTGCGTCTGCACTCTCGACGAACCCGCAAGCGGCGCTTCTCGCCGGTCATGGAATCGTCGAACCGGGAACGTTTGCGCTTGGCGCGCTCACCGTCGCACCCGGTCTTGCACTCGCGTTCCCAGCCAGTGCGGCACTGCTCGGTGTCATCTTCCTCGGCGTTGTCGGCAAGTTCGGACACGGTACCGCGTACCTCTATCTCCTCGGGGCACTCGCTCCGCTGGCATCGCTGGCACTTGGTCCCGCCGTTTCGGTGTCTGCGGCGGGTCTGACACTCACACTTGTCGTCCTGCTTCCAATCGTGGCCACGACGCTGTTTCTCGCTGATGTCGGCCGGTATCTCCTCGCTGACGCCTGA